One genomic segment of Vibrio fluvialis includes these proteins:
- a CDS encoding sigma-54-dependent transcriptional regulator: MTKSTVLLIDDDQDVLDSYQHLMAISGLTSKAHLDPVEALTQLSEDWNGVVLLDMYMPTMHGMDVLKAIKQIDERIPVIVVTGHGDIPMAVEAVKLGACDFLEKPINPPVLLTLVKQHIEQRRHYIEQKISLVRTVKRELVGKSAQIERIRSHVTQYAMLDNHIAICGESGVGRHTIAYLVHQLTSAAHSNPLIELAVTAETSTEQLDDKVKQAQGGTLVLDNVEQLSETMQRHLSRILLHQERMSMPKVRVITIIGPDPEQLIAEDRLLPELYYLLNQGTIDVPLLRHRPDDIAALFHYFLKQSCHKLGKSMPSVDSSYLALLRAHQWPGNVRELRNVAELYAIGIVKLTGKERIYNQVEMTSPLDELVDDYEKQIIEDALFLYSGRVADAANYLQIPRKKLYLRMKKHGLEKEEFKSKG, translated from the coding sequence ATGACTAAAAGTACGGTGTTATTGATTGATGATGATCAGGATGTGCTCGATTCCTATCAGCACCTGATGGCGATTTCCGGGCTGACTTCAAAAGCGCATTTAGATCCTGTTGAGGCTCTGACTCAGCTCTCTGAAGACTGGAATGGCGTGGTGCTGCTGGATATGTACATGCCGACGATGCATGGTATGGACGTGTTGAAAGCCATTAAGCAGATCGATGAGCGGATCCCGGTGATTGTCGTGACTGGACATGGAGATATCCCTATGGCGGTGGAAGCGGTGAAACTTGGCGCGTGTGACTTTCTCGAAAAGCCGATTAATCCACCTGTATTGCTGACGCTGGTGAAGCAGCATATTGAGCAGCGCAGGCATTACATCGAGCAAAAGATCTCTTTGGTCCGTACCGTGAAACGTGAACTGGTCGGCAAATCCGCCCAGATCGAGCGTATTCGCTCGCATGTGACGCAGTATGCGATGTTGGACAATCACATCGCTATTTGTGGTGAATCCGGCGTAGGGCGTCATACGATTGCCTATCTGGTGCACCAACTTACTTCTGCTGCGCACAGCAATCCTTTGATTGAACTGGCCGTGACGGCAGAGACCAGCACCGAACAACTCGATGATAAAGTTAAACAGGCGCAAGGTGGCACGCTGGTTTTGGATAACGTGGAACAGCTCTCTGAAACGATGCAGCGTCATTTGAGCCGCATTTTGCTGCATCAGGAACGAATGAGCATGCCGAAAGTTCGGGTGATAACTATTATCGGGCCGGATCCGGAGCAATTGATTGCAGAGGATCGGTTACTGCCGGAGCTCTATTATCTGCTGAATCAAGGCACGATTGACGTGCCGTTGCTGCGTCATCGTCCGGATGATATTGCTGCGTTATTCCATTATTTCCTCAAACAAAGCTGTCATAAGCTTGGTAAATCAATGCCTTCGGTTGACAGCAGTTATCTGGCGCTGCTGCGTGCCCATCAATGGCCGGGAAATGTTCGAGAGCTGCGCAACGTTGCGGAGTTGTATGCCATCGGCATCGTTAAACTGACGGGTAAAGAGCGAATTTACAATCAAGTGGAGATGACCTCTCCGCTTGATGAACTGGTGGATGATTATGAGAAGCAGATTATCGAAGATGCGTTGTTTCTCTATTCGGGGCGCGTAGCGGATGCGGCCAATTACTTGCAAATCCCGCGTAAGAAACTCTACCTGCGCATGAAAAAACACGGTCTGGAAAAAGAAGAGTTCAAATCAAAAGGCTGA
- a CDS encoding ABC transporter substrate-binding protein, protein MNAQNLGIYRFVRGIRSGLRLRHVMVLSSLMSSLAVGSERELVILTTFSREPLLPLIEEFTRQYEGVDVQIVHRRAQSSVQLLNKSYINNIDLVLSSSPYLMQQLAESGRLAILPDRFQTPDWLHPFVLPPTNKVVTIGYSGAGVTWNKDYLAAHHLPTPKTFADLANPVFFGHVTMSTPARSGTTQLMVESVLKKYGWEAGWRLLMNVGANLGTVSSRSFGVSDYIARGQFGAGPTIDSYALILERKFPHVSFAYDDAFTLMPTYVAQVSQKQNDVYAKAFIDLLMSKGVQANMDANDFSKHGVNDDSLFSDSFTRLSMATMMRREECMNLLFDLTITKRLPALKDTWLMIINAREQFKSQPEVLARLLQIERSLFSVPITESALDGVINSIYPLADEQDTELQANKAMLLAKLSHEWKKQLEVSLNRANADIKQLLREAGQ, encoded by the coding sequence TTGAACGCACAAAACTTAGGGATTTATCGCTTCGTCCGAGGGATTCGAAGTGGGTTGAGGCTGCGCCATGTGATGGTGCTGAGCTCGCTTATGAGTTCATTAGCGGTGGGCAGTGAACGTGAATTGGTGATCCTGACCACCTTTTCGCGCGAACCTTTGTTGCCCTTAATAGAGGAATTTACCCGCCAATATGAAGGTGTTGATGTTCAGATTGTTCACCGCCGGGCGCAATCGAGCGTGCAATTGCTCAATAAGAGCTACATCAACAATATTGACTTGGTGCTGAGCTCCTCGCCTTACCTGATGCAGCAGTTGGCGGAAAGTGGCCGGCTGGCAATCCTGCCCGATCGTTTTCAGACGCCGGACTGGCTGCATCCGTTTGTGCTGCCGCCGACCAACAAAGTTGTCACCATTGGTTACTCCGGCGCGGGTGTCACCTGGAACAAAGATTATCTGGCCGCCCATCATCTGCCGACGCCGAAGACGTTCGCCGATTTAGCCAACCCGGTGTTTTTTGGCCACGTCACGATGAGCACGCCAGCGCGCTCGGGCACCACGCAGCTGATGGTGGAAAGCGTACTGAAAAAATATGGCTGGGAAGCTGGCTGGCGTTTACTGATGAATGTTGGTGCCAACCTGGGAACTGTCTCCTCCCGCAGTTTTGGCGTCAGTGATTATATCGCGCGCGGCCAATTTGGTGCCGGGCCGACTATTGACAGTTACGCACTGATCCTCGAGCGCAAATTCCCGCACGTTAGTTTTGCCTATGATGATGCGTTTACTCTGATGCCGACATATGTCGCTCAGGTCAGCCAAAAGCAGAACGATGTCTACGCCAAGGCCTTTATTGATCTCTTGATGTCAAAAGGGGTGCAGGCCAACATGGACGCCAATGATTTCTCCAAACATGGCGTCAATGATGATTCGCTGTTCAGTGACAGTTTCACTCGCCTGTCGATGGCGACGATGATGCGCCGCGAAGAGTGCATGAACCTGCTGTTTGATTTGACCATAACCAAACGTCTGCCTGCGCTGAAAGATACCTGGCTGATGATCATCAATGCGCGCGAGCAGTTTAAAAGTCAGCCGGAAGTATTAGCGCGTTTGCTGCAGATAGAGCGCAGCCTGTTTTCTGTTCCTATTACGGAATCGGCGTTGGATGGCGTCATCAATAGTATTTATCCGCTGGCCGATGAACAGGATACCGAATTGCAGGCGAACAAAGCCATGTTGCTGGCCAAGCTGAGTCACGAATGGAAAAAACAGTTGGAAGTCTCGCTGAACCGAGCAAATGCTGACATCAAACAACTGCTGAGAGAAGCGGGCCAATGA
- a CDS encoding ATP-binding protein: MSLPKYHTIGARLLLAFGASTLVVIAVCLVAWFNWNKLESQVSEVLQKSVPKFNASYVLESRSSEIRRRIQIIGSATNKVVLDSQTERLQQDFLVMDQVWNTLANDSEVQTLRVGYQRLRTFTERYSELVSLRIDVQRQIDMLIEQLQWTHQDINWELTPLRQELQWQLERGDAGEMSGALLAKINLIQSLLDSEAQIYTFSRELMLASHQTQVENGMKVLQYRLEELQTASQPIFEIPASIAYQQMLGELAELLVIDGPFHRGISQMVRLNNELDDLMQNIQQQLSVQHAEIAKLVELADNTFTDVQNDTTQMIREGNRVLLACFGVSICLSLILAYYFVKRRIVARLANLSNSLDAIIHNDLSHPIVVDGKDEIGKLSKQLIEYGRKVEEMERTNALSLINNTQASLITCNLQGVIESANPSAQATLKLEVGKLQQTLWRCFPEKLRASIEALFAPNDDLIRKGAQSVTLSLGCEEKPHYLRLYLRKFNQGLSDKIIVTITDVTDQEHANRLLEERVREKTRDLIDKNEQLQAEVEERERAEAYLKRTQNELIQAAKMAVVGQTMTSLAHELNQPLSAMSTYLFTARLALEQAEHSQIAMSLDQVESLTERMGKIVNSLRNFARKSRVDEPLQALSLQLVVEQALTLVQAKAKRQQVALSSELAPDLRVMGDVLGLEQVLINLLVNGCDAVSNSEVKRVTLSQIGSDDHWHRIAVEDSGAGFAHDVVGQLFTPFTSTKEVGLGLGLSICQSLIEKMNGNIYLASTLDKGAMVVLELAHD, encoded by the coding sequence ATGAGTTTACCCAAGTATCACACTATTGGCGCTCGTTTATTGCTGGCCTTCGGTGCCAGTACCTTGGTGGTGATTGCTGTCTGTCTGGTTGCCTGGTTCAACTGGAACAAACTGGAATCGCAGGTCAGTGAAGTGCTGCAAAAAAGTGTGCCGAAGTTCAATGCCAGTTATGTGCTCGAAAGTCGCAGCTCTGAAATTCGCCGTCGGATACAAATAATCGGCAGTGCCACCAATAAGGTGGTGCTGGATTCTCAGACAGAGCGGCTACAACAAGATTTTCTGGTCATGGATCAGGTGTGGAATACGCTCGCGAATGACAGTGAGGTGCAAACGTTGCGCGTTGGCTATCAACGCTTACGCACCTTTACCGAACGCTACAGCGAGTTAGTCTCGCTGCGTATTGATGTTCAACGCCAGATCGATATGTTGATCGAGCAACTGCAATGGACGCATCAGGACATCAACTGGGAGCTGACGCCACTGCGTCAGGAACTGCAATGGCAACTGGAACGAGGCGACGCAGGGGAAATGTCTGGTGCGTTGCTGGCTAAAATCAATTTGATCCAATCACTGCTGGATAGTGAAGCGCAGATTTACACCTTCTCTCGCGAACTGATGTTGGCCAGCCATCAGACTCAGGTTGAAAACGGGATGAAGGTTTTGCAATACCGACTGGAAGAGCTGCAGACCGCCAGTCAGCCTATTTTCGAGATCCCAGCTTCGATTGCTTACCAACAGATGCTGGGTGAGTTGGCGGAGCTATTGGTCATTGATGGTCCTTTTCATCGGGGAATCAGCCAAATGGTGCGGTTGAACAATGAACTTGATGACCTGATGCAGAACATTCAGCAGCAGCTTTCCGTTCAGCACGCGGAAATCGCCAAGCTGGTCGAGTTGGCGGACAATACATTCACCGATGTGCAGAACGACACCACACAGATGATCCGCGAAGGGAACCGCGTGCTCTTAGCCTGCTTTGGTGTTTCGATCTGTCTGAGTCTGATTCTGGCGTATTACTTTGTGAAACGACGCATTGTGGCTCGGCTGGCCAACCTCAGTAATAGCCTGGATGCGATCATTCACAATGACTTGTCGCACCCTATTGTGGTGGATGGCAAAGATGAAATCGGCAAGCTCAGCAAACAGTTGATTGAGTACGGGCGCAAAGTGGAAGAGATGGAGCGCACTAATGCACTTAGCCTTATCAACAATACTCAGGCGAGTCTGATCACCTGCAATCTGCAAGGTGTGATCGAATCGGCTAACCCAAGTGCTCAAGCCACGCTGAAGCTGGAAGTGGGTAAGCTGCAACAAACACTGTGGCGCTGTTTTCCAGAAAAATTGCGAGCCTCGATCGAAGCTCTGTTTGCTCCCAATGATGACCTGATTAGAAAAGGGGCGCAAAGCGTGACTCTGTCGTTAGGCTGCGAAGAGAAACCGCATTACCTGCGGCTTTACCTGCGCAAGTTCAATCAGGGCCTGAGCGACAAGATCATTGTAACCATTACCGACGTAACGGATCAGGAGCACGCCAATCGGCTGCTTGAAGAACGGGTGCGGGAGAAAACCCGTGACCTGATCGATAAAAACGAGCAGTTGCAGGCTGAAGTGGAAGAGCGTGAACGTGCTGAAGCGTACTTGAAACGCACGCAGAACGAACTGATTCAGGCCGCAAAGATGGCGGTAGTCGGACAAACCATGACCAGCCTTGCACATGAACTTAATCAGCCTCTGAGTGCGATGTCGACCTACCTTTTTACCGCGCGTTTGGCGCTGGAACAGGCAGAACATTCGCAAATAGCCATGAGTCTCGATCAGGTTGAAAGTCTCACTGAGCGAATGGGAAAAATCGTCAATAGCCTGCGTAACTTTGCCCGCAAGAGCCGGGTCGACGAACCGCTGCAAGCGCTCAGTCTGCAACTCGTCGTGGAGCAGGCCTTAACTCTGGTGCAGGCCAAAGCGAAGCGCCAGCAAGTGGCGCTGAGTTCAGAACTTGCGCCGGATCTTCGCGTGATGGGGGATGTGCTCGGATTGGAGCAGGTGCTGATTAACTTACTGGTCAATGGTTGTGATGCCGTCAGTAATAGCGAGGTCAAACGAGTCACCTTAAGTCAGATTGGCAGTGATGATCACTGGCATCGTATTGCGGTTGAAGACTCCGGGGCTGGCTTTGCTCATGACGTCGTCGGACAACTGTTTACACCGTTCACCTCAACCAAAGAGGTGGGCTTGGGCTTGGGGCTGAGTATTTGTCAGTCCCTGATTGAAAAAATGAATGGCAATATTTACCTGGCGTCGACGTTAGACAAAGGGGCAATGGTGGTTTTGGAGCTCGCGCATGACTAA
- a CDS encoding iron-containing alcohol dehydrogenase produces MQFTYVNPTRIHFGQAQIAKIQNEIPQNQKVLVIYGGGSIKRNGVYDQVVAALKDHTWVEFSGVEPNPTKETLDKAVAIVKEQGIDYILAVGGGSVIDGSKYVAAAAKYNGDGWDILTGKHAVSDATSIGAILTLPATGSESNSGAVITKAETQDKLAFMSKFVQPTFAVMDPDVMKTLPERQLINGIVDAWVHVCEQYITLPADAMVQDGYAETLLKNLLVLGRNFAGRDNDSWRANLMWTANQALNGLIGTGVPQDWATHMIGHELTALWHVDHARSLAIVQPSLLRNQIEAKRAKLEQMGKNVFGLEQTADLAERTIDAIEAFYHELNVATQFADHGLSHTEAVDAVIAQLESHGMLKLGENHAITLKESREILSSALV; encoded by the coding sequence ATGCAATTTACCTATGTTAACCCTACACGTATTCATTTTGGTCAGGCGCAAATCGCAAAGATTCAGAACGAAATTCCACAAAATCAAAAAGTTCTGGTGATCTACGGCGGAGGCTCGATCAAACGTAACGGCGTTTACGACCAAGTGGTTGCCGCGCTGAAAGACCACACTTGGGTCGAATTTTCAGGCGTTGAGCCAAACCCAACAAAAGAAACACTGGACAAAGCCGTCGCGATCGTCAAAGAACAAGGTATCGACTACATTCTTGCCGTTGGTGGTGGTTCAGTTATTGATGGTTCTAAATACGTTGCTGCAGCAGCCAAATACAACGGTGACGGTTGGGATATTCTTACCGGCAAACACGCTGTGTCTGACGCAACATCAATCGGTGCGATCCTGACTCTGCCAGCAACCGGTTCGGAATCGAACTCAGGTGCTGTAATCACCAAAGCGGAAACGCAAGACAAACTGGCATTTATGTCTAAATTCGTGCAGCCAACATTTGCGGTAATGGATCCGGACGTGATGAAAACTTTGCCTGAACGCCAACTGATTAACGGTATCGTTGACGCTTGGGTACACGTATGCGAGCAGTACATCACTCTGCCAGCTGATGCGATGGTTCAAGACGGTTACGCGGAAACGTTGCTGAAAAATCTGCTAGTGCTGGGCCGTAACTTTGCAGGTCGTGACAACGATTCATGGCGCGCAAACCTGATGTGGACTGCCAACCAGGCGCTGAACGGTCTGATTGGTACTGGGGTGCCACAAGACTGGGCAACTCACATGATTGGTCATGAACTGACAGCACTGTGGCATGTGGACCACGCTCGTTCTCTGGCTATCGTTCAACCTTCTTTACTGCGTAATCAGATTGAAGCGAAACGTGCAAAACTGGAGCAGATGGGCAAAAACGTATTTGGTCTGGAGCAGACGGCAGATCTCGCTGAACGCACCATCGATGCGATTGAAGCCTTCTATCATGAGCTGAATGTAGCGACTCAGTTTGCCGACCACGGCTTGTCTCACACTGAAGCGGTTGACGCGGTCATCGCTCAATTGGAAAGTCACGGCATGCTGAAACTGGGCGAAAACCACGCGATCACACTCAAAGAATCACGTGAAATTCTTTCCAGTGCTTTAGTGTAA
- a CDS encoding lysoplasmalogenase, producing the protein MWPTILLLSSIHLFTIERGPRWLFYGSKPLPVLLMAALITLNPTVDANLAFWIFSGLILSAIGDVLLSLPKDKFISGLSSFLLAHICYVLGFIGMVNTISWWIPVMILALGILAFLLLLPNLGTMTLPVAIYILIIVAMGSATAEYWLSYNSSSARLAFTGACIFMVSDLVLAIDRFRSSSKFSRHVVMFTYYTAQALLTLSVLDS; encoded by the coding sequence ATGTGGCCAACCATCCTGCTGCTGTCTAGCATTCACCTGTTCACCATAGAACGCGGGCCGCGTTGGCTATTTTATGGCTCAAAGCCCCTACCCGTTTTATTGATGGCGGCTCTAATTACGCTCAATCCGACGGTGGATGCCAACCTTGCATTCTGGATATTCAGTGGTTTGATTCTCTCCGCCATTGGCGATGTACTGCTTTCTCTTCCCAAAGATAAATTTATCAGCGGCCTGAGCAGCTTCCTGCTTGCCCACATCTGCTATGTTCTTGGTTTTATTGGCATGGTGAACACCATATCCTGGTGGATACCCGTCATGATCCTGGCTCTCGGGATTCTGGCCTTTTTACTGCTCCTGCCTAACCTAGGCACCATGACGTTGCCCGTTGCCATTTACATTCTGATTATTGTTGCGATGGGCTCCGCCACCGCAGAATACTGGCTCAGTTACAACAGCAGTTCCGCCCGTCTGGCATTCACCGGCGCCTGCATCTTTATGGTGTCGGATCTGGTGCTGGCTATCGATCGTTTCCGCTCGTCGTCCAAGTTCTCGCGCCATGTCGTGATGTTCACCTACTACACAGCACAGGCGCTACTCACGCTGTCGGTACTCGATTCCTGA